From Acinetobacter lwoffii, a single genomic window includes:
- a CDS encoding LysR family transcriptional regulator: MKVDWDHLRFFLVLARAKTLTNAARLIGVEHSTVARRIQALENTLGTQLFKREATGYELTSEGLALVPRVEQMEQSFIQIDKRHDPLQGRVRIGAPEGFGTAFLARLLAEFSQHYPLLTIDLIPVPKAIKLSHREADIVIAIDRPKSGPYIITRLSNYCLKLYGSQHYLQQNPEIKKLEDLQQHRFVDYIDDLVYSTALYSLERLPLQVSACFRSNSILAQEIAVRAGAGLAILPKFLVNDKSELKEVLGQQLSFTHTFWMLTLVDLQHEPKIKLVWDFLRKQADLQQDLLMGR, encoded by the coding sequence ATGAAAGTGGATTGGGATCATTTACGTTTCTTTTTGGTTTTAGCGCGTGCTAAAACGCTCACCAATGCAGCACGCTTGATTGGGGTTGAACACAGTACCGTGGCACGGCGGATTCAGGCCCTGGAAAATACCCTCGGTACTCAACTGTTTAAGCGCGAAGCCACCGGTTATGAACTGACCTCGGAAGGTCTGGCACTGGTACCGCGTGTGGAACAGATGGAGCAGTCCTTTATCCAGATTGACAAGCGCCACGACCCTTTGCAAGGTCGGGTCCGGATTGGTGCGCCAGAAGGTTTTGGTACGGCATTTTTAGCCCGTCTTTTGGCAGAATTTTCCCAGCATTATCCTTTGCTGACCATTGACCTGATTCCGGTACCGAAAGCGATCAAACTTTCACATCGAGAAGCCGATATTGTGATCGCGATTGACCGGCCCAAATCTGGCCCCTATATCATTACTCGTTTGTCTAACTACTGCCTGAAACTGTATGGCAGCCAGCATTATTTACAGCAAAATCCGGAAATTAAAAAACTGGAAGACCTCCAGCAGCACCGTTTTGTCGATTATATTGATGATCTCGTCTATAGCACTGCACTGTATTCGCTGGAGCGTCTTCCCTTGCAGGTCAGTGCCTGTTTTCGCAGTAATAGTATTCTGGCGCAGGAAATTGCCGTGCGTGCAGGTGCTGGACTGGCCATTTTGCCGAAATTTCTGGTCAATGATAAAAGTGAACTGAAAGAGGTGCTGGGTCAGCAGCTCAGTTTTACCCACACTTTCTGGATGCTGACGCTGGTCGATCTGCAACATGAACCAAAAATTAAACTGGTCTGGGATTTCTTGCGTAAACAAGCCGATCTTCAGCAAGACCTGTTAATGGGCAGATGA
- a CDS encoding type 1 glutamine amidotransferase domain-containing protein: protein MKILMILTSHDQLGDTGKKTGFWLEELAAPYYTFVDAGAEVVLASPAGGQPPLDPKSNEPDAQTETTKRFEADEVAMQALANTHKWSEVLNQDFDAVFYPGGHGPLWDLAKDQNSISLIEQTLQADKPVALVCHAAGVLREVKDAEGHSIVEGKTVTGFTNTEEDGVGLTDVVPFLVEDMLKEKGGKYSKAEDWQVHVQQDGLLITGQNPASSAATAEALLKLLK, encoded by the coding sequence ATGAAAATCTTGATGATACTGACTTCACATGACCAGCTGGGCGATACTGGCAAAAAAACTGGCTTCTGGTTGGAAGAGCTAGCTGCGCCTTATTACACCTTTGTCGATGCAGGCGCAGAGGTAGTTTTGGCTTCTCCTGCAGGTGGTCAGCCACCATTAGATCCAAAAAGTAATGAGCCGGATGCGCAAACCGAAACCACCAAACGCTTTGAAGCAGATGAGGTGGCCATGCAGGCTCTTGCCAATACACATAAGTGGAGTGAAGTCTTAAATCAGGATTTTGATGCCGTGTTCTATCCGGGTGGTCACGGTCCATTATGGGATCTAGCCAAAGACCAGAATTCTATTTCTTTAATTGAGCAGACTTTACAGGCAGATAAACCTGTTGCGCTGGTCTGTCATGCAGCGGGTGTACTTCGTGAAGTCAAAGATGCCGAAGGTCATTCGATTGTAGAAGGCAAGACAGTCACCGGTTTTACTAATACCGAAGAAGACGGCGTAGGCCTAACCGATGTTGTCCCATTTCTAGTGGAAGACATGCTGAAAGAAAAAGGCGGGAAATATTCCAAAGCTGAGGATTGGCAGGTGCATGTACAGCAAGATGGTTTACTGATTACCGGGCAAAATCCGGCCTCTTCTGCTGCAACCGCAGAAGCTTTATTAAAATTATTAAAATAG